A DNA window from Vigna angularis cultivar LongXiaoDou No.4 chromosome 1, ASM1680809v1, whole genome shotgun sequence contains the following coding sequences:
- the LOC108338424 gene encoding short-chain dehydrogenase TIC 32 B, chloroplastic isoform X1, whose translation MKATLRYLAGIAGPSGFGSNSTAEQVTQDFSSLLPSNLTALITGATSGIGAETARVLAKRGVRVVIGARDLKKAREVREKIQKESPGAEVILLEIDLSSFASVQRFCSEFLALELPLNILINNAGMYSQNLEFSEDKIEMTFATNYLGHFLLTKMLVEKMIDTAKKSGIEGRIINVSSVIHSWVKRSTFCFNDMLCGKNYNGTRAYAQSKLATILHVKEVARQLKERNAKVTINAVHPGIVKTGIIRAHKGLITDSLFFIASKLLKSISQGASTTCYVALSGKTEGVSGKYFTDCNESNCSSLANEESEAKKLWNDTYALLHKRLRQATN comes from the exons ATGAAGGCAACACTGCGATACTTAGCAGGCATTGCTGGCCCAAGTGGTTTCGGCTCAAATTCAACAGCTGAACAAGTCACTCAAGATTTCTCTTCCTTGCTCCCTTCAAATCTAACCGCTCTCATCACTG GTGCGACTTCTGGAATCGGAGCTGAAACAGCAAGAGTGTTGGCAAAAAGAGGAGTGAGAGTGGTGATTGGTGCGAGGGACTTGAAAAAGGCGAGggaagtgagagagaaaattcAAAAGGAGAGTCCTGGTGCTGAGGTTATTCTGCTGGAGATCGATCTTAGCTCTTTTGCTTCTGTACAGAGATTTTGCTCAGAGTTTTTAGCTTTAGAATTGCCCCTTAATATTCTCAT AAACAATGCAGGAATGTACTCTCAGAACTTGGAATTCTCGGAAGACAAAATCGAAATGACATTTGCTACAAATTACTTAG GACATTTTTTGTTAACGAAAATGCTGGTAGAGAAAATGATAGATACGGCAAAGAAGTCAGGTATTGAAGGAAGAATAATAAACGTTTCTTCTGTGATTCATAGCTGGGTGAAAAGATCCACGTTTTGTTTCAACGACATGCTCTGCGGAAAAAA TTATAATGGCACACGCGCATATGCTCAGTCAAAACTGGCAACAATTCTGCATGTGAAGGAAGTGGCAAGACAACTGAAG GAAAGGAATGCAAAGGTAACCATTAACGCAGTGCATCCAGGAATTGTGAAGACGGGAATTATCAGGGCGCATAAGGGCTTGATAACgg ATTCCCTGTTTTTCATTGCATCCAAGTTACTGAAATCGATATCACAg GGAGCATCAACGACGTGTTATGTTGCGCTAAGTGGAAAAACGGAAGGAGTGAGTGGAAAATATTTTACAGATTGTAACGAGAGTAACTGCTCGAGTCTTGCAAACGAGGAATCAGAAGCAAAAAAGCTATGGAATGATACCTATGCATTGCTTCACAAACGGTTACGTCAAGCAACAAATTGA
- the LOC108338424 gene encoding short-chain dehydrogenase TIC 32 B, chloroplastic isoform X2 yields the protein MLTYHGATSGIGAETARVLAKRGVRVVIGARDLKKAREVREKIQKESPGAEVILLEIDLSSFASVQRFCSEFLALELPLNILINNAGMYSQNLEFSEDKIEMTFATNYLGHFLLTKMLVEKMIDTAKKSGIEGRIINVSSVIHSWVKRSTFCFNDMLCGKNYNGTRAYAQSKLATILHVKEVARQLKERNAKVTINAVHPGIVKTGIIRAHKGLITDSLFFIASKLLKSISQGASTTCYVALSGKTEGVSGKYFTDCNESNCSSLANEESEAKKLWNDTYALLHKRLRQATN from the exons ATGCTTACATATCACG GTGCGACTTCTGGAATCGGAGCTGAAACAGCAAGAGTGTTGGCAAAAAGAGGAGTGAGAGTGGTGATTGGTGCGAGGGACTTGAAAAAGGCGAGggaagtgagagagaaaattcAAAAGGAGAGTCCTGGTGCTGAGGTTATTCTGCTGGAGATCGATCTTAGCTCTTTTGCTTCTGTACAGAGATTTTGCTCAGAGTTTTTAGCTTTAGAATTGCCCCTTAATATTCTCAT AAACAATGCAGGAATGTACTCTCAGAACTTGGAATTCTCGGAAGACAAAATCGAAATGACATTTGCTACAAATTACTTAG GACATTTTTTGTTAACGAAAATGCTGGTAGAGAAAATGATAGATACGGCAAAGAAGTCAGGTATTGAAGGAAGAATAATAAACGTTTCTTCTGTGATTCATAGCTGGGTGAAAAGATCCACGTTTTGTTTCAACGACATGCTCTGCGGAAAAAA TTATAATGGCACACGCGCATATGCTCAGTCAAAACTGGCAACAATTCTGCATGTGAAGGAAGTGGCAAGACAACTGAAG GAAAGGAATGCAAAGGTAACCATTAACGCAGTGCATCCAGGAATTGTGAAGACGGGAATTATCAGGGCGCATAAGGGCTTGATAACgg ATTCCCTGTTTTTCATTGCATCCAAGTTACTGAAATCGATATCACAg GGAGCATCAACGACGTGTTATGTTGCGCTAAGTGGAAAAACGGAAGGAGTGAGTGGAAAATATTTTACAGATTGTAACGAGAGTAACTGCTCGAGTCTTGCAAACGAGGAATCAGAAGCAAAAAAGCTATGGAATGATACCTATGCATTGCTTCACAAACGGTTACGTCAAGCAACAAATTGA